In the genome of Paenibacillus pabuli, one region contains:
- a CDS encoding phage terminase large subunit family protein, translating into MGIPANTRPVCIAQKTIDLFARANKQWEPKRRLKVSEWADENRILTTESSSEAGPWRTSRAEYQRDIMDSIEDWENVVIMASAQVGKTEFLLNVTGSYIDQDPCSIIHVLPKDDMVDSYSKKRLNPMIKSTPALNEKIGVSKSRDSSNTISEKSFPGGYVAIVGANAPDNLSSRPIQVVLCDEVDRFPISSGKEGDPIALVTARTTTFKHKRRHLYVSTPVDKETSRIYKLYEDSTMEQYHLACPHCDEMQPLTFGNGKDTGIKFEHYVSESGEIVVTKAEHRCAYCGMLGTEKEWKKAAGKWVARKEHSTTRGFHINQLYSPWSDWREVAKKFLIAKRDGIDMLKVFVNTVLGEPWETKTEGMNEKTLKARAEEYATPVPEGVKLLTAAVDTQDDRFEVEIMGWGAGKESWRIEYHRIYGDLSQPKVWEDLEEYLWRSREGPDGHQFRIVGGCMDSGGHYTDQVYQFCKDREHRYFYAIKGLGTSVKTAETVGFIARHTRTPIIKNVLVHLGVDEGKVKVFDSLRVKEPGPLYCHFAGDDQGFTEEYFLGLTAETQVLEKKEGNFYKVWKKIRDRNEPLDLAVYNRASIEILKPDLTLPLHRQPNGPIVEPGKVVFAPVKRKKRRGVSSSV; encoded by the coding sequence ATGGGGATTCCAGCTAATACGCGCCCCGTCTGCATTGCTCAGAAGACGATTGACCTGTTCGCCAGGGCCAACAAGCAATGGGAACCAAAGCGACGCCTGAAGGTGTCTGAGTGGGCCGACGAGAACCGTATTTTGACAACAGAAAGCAGCTCGGAGGCAGGCCCATGGAGGACTTCCAGGGCAGAGTATCAACGCGACATCATGGATTCTATTGAAGATTGGGAGAACGTCGTGATTATGGCGTCCGCCCAGGTCGGCAAGACCGAATTCCTGTTGAACGTAACCGGGTCGTACATCGACCAAGACCCTTGTTCGATCATCCACGTTCTTCCGAAGGACGACATGGTTGACTCGTACTCGAAAAAGCGTCTGAACCCGATGATCAAGAGTACGCCGGCCCTGAACGAGAAAATTGGCGTCTCCAAGTCTCGGGACAGTAGCAACACGATTTCGGAGAAGTCTTTCCCAGGCGGTTACGTCGCCATTGTTGGTGCCAATGCACCGGACAACCTTTCATCTCGTCCTATTCAGGTAGTGCTTTGCGATGAGGTTGACAGGTTCCCGATATCATCCGGTAAGGAGGGCGACCCAATTGCGCTGGTCACAGCACGTACGACCACCTTCAAGCACAAGCGTCGTCACCTGTACGTATCCACCCCGGTAGACAAGGAAACGTCTCGTATTTATAAACTGTACGAGGATAGCACGATGGAGCAATACCACCTGGCGTGTCCGCACTGCGATGAAATGCAGCCTCTCACCTTTGGGAATGGGAAGGACACAGGTATTAAGTTTGAGCATTACGTTTCTGAGAGCGGCGAGATTGTCGTCACCAAGGCTGAACATCGTTGTGCGTATTGCGGCATGCTCGGCACAGAGAAAGAATGGAAGAAGGCAGCAGGAAAGTGGGTTGCTCGCAAGGAGCATAGCACCACTCGCGGGTTCCACATCAACCAGCTTTACAGCCCGTGGTCCGATTGGCGAGAGGTAGCAAAGAAATTCCTCATCGCCAAGCGTGACGGTATTGACATGCTCAAGGTTTTTGTCAACACGGTTCTTGGTGAGCCGTGGGAAACGAAGACAGAGGGGATGAACGAAAAGACCCTCAAAGCTCGGGCTGAAGAGTACGCCACTCCTGTTCCTGAAGGTGTGAAGCTGCTGACGGCGGCTGTAGATACTCAGGATGATCGGTTTGAGGTTGAAATCATGGGCTGGGGCGCTGGTAAAGAGTCCTGGCGGATCGAGTATCACCGCATCTATGGCGACCTGTCACAGCCAAAGGTGTGGGAAGACCTGGAGGAATATTTGTGGAGGTCCCGAGAGGGTCCAGATGGTCACCAGTTTCGGATTGTCGGGGGCTGCATGGACTCAGGGGGCCACTACACCGATCAGGTTTACCAGTTCTGCAAGGACCGGGAACACCGCTATTTTTACGCCATCAAGGGCTTGGGTACTAGCGTCAAAACAGCCGAAACGGTCGGGTTCATCGCTCGCCACACCAGAACGCCCATCATTAAAAATGTGCTGGTCCACCTGGGTGTTGATGAAGGCAAGGTGAAGGTGTTCGACAGCTTGAGAGTCAAGGAACCCGGCCCCCTTTATTGTCACTTTGCTGGAGATGATCAAGGTTTCACTGAGGAATATTTCCTGGGTCTGACCGCTGAGACTCAGGTCCTTGAGAAGAAAGAAGGCAACTTCTATAAGGTTTGGAAAAAGATTAGGGACCGGAACGAACCGCTTGACTTGGCGGTTTACAACCGGGCATCCATCGAAATCCTGAAACCAGACCTCACCTTACCTCTCCACCGCCAGCCTAACGGCCCTATAGTCGAGCCGGGCAAGGTTGTATTTGCTCCGGTCAAACGGAAGAAGCGCCGGGGTGTGAGCAGCAGCGTATGA
- a CDS encoding DUF6148 family protein has product MPLFTIQEARENYKIWLEAQQAQAAGIQYSVAGRSVTRIPLSEINKMVKYWGDMVDQLEGRRKKSKTRLFTPYDL; this is encoded by the coding sequence ATGCCGTTATTTACGATTCAGGAAGCGAGAGAGAATTATAAAATCTGGCTAGAGGCCCAACAAGCCCAAGCTGCTGGTATCCAATACAGCGTCGCAGGCCGATCCGTTACCCGGATACCTCTAAGTGAGATTAATAAGATGGTCAAATACTGGGGAGACATGGTTGACCAGCTAGAAGGACGCCGTAAGAAGTCGAAAACGAGGTTATTCACCCCCTACGACCTATGA
- a CDS encoding phage portal protein, translated as MNVLDKIIGAVAPSVGAKRAKSRMEMVRSERVANILAQGYGSHGASRTKNSMKSWNPSSGDAETDIHDYVDTLRARSRDLAMGGAIVSGAHNTMRTNVVGTGLRLKPSFDREFLGMNEEQAASLKAQIDREWKLWAESKDCDASGMDDIYGLQQLAFLSFLQSGEVFGLLPYIERKHSTYDLKINLVEADRCSSPNNTNTDRIKFGVEVDSSGLAVAYHFSSHHPGGSSSYYGDNHTWQRVQVRGDNTGRYNVLHLMEKSRPGQLRGVPVIAPVIEALKKLDRYTEAELTAAAIQAMFTVFIESEKDEPGEGLGIKQPDLDNVEPEYAGPDEQIKMGEGAVQFLEPGEKATFADPTRANPNFDPFVTSILRQIGSALEIPYELLVKHFTSSYSASRAALLEAWKMFRTRRDWLAKNFCQPIYEAFFVEAVGKGRISAPGLFSDPVIFRAYTAAEWHGPSQGMLDPVKEVNAAVTRIENNFSTAERETVELTGGDWESNVRQRAAEKAFMAKYGVSEGAAAPAQTSPTLPSNNGDEDDDEDEDDKGGEQDK; from the coding sequence ATGAACGTGCTGGACAAGATCATTGGAGCAGTCGCGCCGAGTGTTGGTGCCAAGCGAGCCAAGTCACGGATGGAAATGGTCCGCAGTGAGCGAGTCGCCAACATTCTAGCCCAGGGTTACGGTTCACACGGAGCAAGCCGCACCAAGAACAGCATGAAATCATGGAATCCAAGCAGTGGTGATGCTGAGACAGACATTCATGACTATGTTGACACGCTCCGAGCCAGGTCGAGGGATCTTGCAATGGGCGGTGCCATCGTCTCGGGCGCTCACAACACGATGCGTACGAACGTTGTCGGCACTGGCCTGCGCCTAAAGCCCTCGTTTGACCGCGAATTTCTCGGGATGAATGAGGAACAGGCGGCAAGTCTCAAGGCTCAGATTGACCGCGAGTGGAAACTTTGGGCTGAAAGCAAGGACTGCGACGCTTCTGGTATGGATGACATTTACGGGCTTCAGCAGCTCGCATTCCTATCATTTTTGCAAAGTGGCGAGGTTTTCGGCCTGCTTCCATATATCGAACGCAAACATTCGACGTACGACCTGAAGATAAATTTGGTCGAAGCGGATCGGTGCAGCAGCCCGAACAACACCAACACTGACCGTATTAAATTCGGAGTTGAGGTTGACTCAAGCGGACTGGCTGTTGCGTATCACTTCAGCAGTCATCACCCAGGCGGTTCGTCGTCGTACTACGGTGACAACCACACCTGGCAGAGAGTTCAAGTGAGAGGCGACAACACTGGCAGATACAATGTGCTGCACCTTATGGAAAAATCGCGTCCTGGTCAACTCCGAGGGGTGCCAGTCATCGCCCCTGTTATCGAGGCCCTGAAGAAGCTGGATCGATACACCGAGGCTGAATTGACAGCAGCGGCGATTCAAGCGATGTTCACGGTGTTCATCGAATCAGAGAAGGACGAACCAGGCGAAGGGCTTGGCATCAAGCAACCTGACTTGGATAACGTTGAACCGGAATATGCAGGACCGGACGAACAAATCAAGATGGGTGAGGGAGCGGTTCAGTTCCTTGAACCTGGCGAGAAAGCAACATTTGCAGACCCGACCAGAGCAAACCCTAACTTCGACCCGTTCGTCACGTCGATTCTGAGACAGATAGGGTCGGCGCTAGAGATTCCGTACGAACTACTGGTAAAACACTTCACATCCTCCTATTCGGCGTCCAGAGCGGCGTTACTAGAGGCGTGGAAGATGTTCAGAACCCGTAGGGATTGGCTCGCGAAGAACTTTTGCCAGCCGATCTATGAAGCTTTCTTTGTTGAGGCGGTGGGTAAAGGCCGCATATCTGCACCTGGTCTGTTCTCAGACCCGGTTATTTTTCGTGCCTACACAGCCGCAGAATGGCATGGTCCAAGCCAAGGCATGTTGGACCCTGTGAAGGAAGTCAACGCTGCTGTAACCCGGATCGAAAACAACTTCTCCACCGCAGAGCGCGAAACAGTCGAGCTTACAGGCGGAGACTGGGAAAGCAACGTACGCCAAAGAGCCGCTGAAAAGGCGTTCATGGCTAAATACGGAGTGAGTGAAGGTGCAGCAGCACCGGCTCAGACATCACCGACATTGCCGTCGAACAACGGTGACGAAGACGATGACGAGGACGAGGACGATAAAGGAGGTGAACAAGACAAATGA
- a CDS encoding head maturation protease, ClpP-related: MKVIRLSGVVVGDRDGYIYDYYGIPNISPGAVLQHLADADGDDLEIYLSSGGGNASSGSEIFTYLKEYKGFVTVKIPSLAASAATVMASGADKVLISPTAQFMIHNASVWAAGNKKIHGQTYQMLESVDEGMVNAYVAKTGRTADEIRTLMDNETFMNAQRAVELGFADEIMFASDQQEQAVASADTGEFGTMLPPEVLDKMRVELRAKGVGPSAKVPAEPVANVVTPQAVVHTEPEANKTKEVNKPMDINELKASHPEVYAQVMASAIATERDRISGLQALAKAPGAEAIVAAAIASGKSVNETSHEIVMALTTASGTQAELHKQDAIASQAAAVAPNDPTITPEAKAVEEEAQAQKEAEEVRAEIERLVQKQGGK, from the coding sequence ATGAAGGTGATCAGACTTAGCGGTGTGGTAGTCGGTGACCGTGACGGTTATATCTACGACTACTACGGAATCCCAAATATCAGCCCTGGAGCAGTGCTTCAGCACTTAGCCGATGCAGATGGTGACGACTTGGAAATTTATCTTAGCTCAGGCGGTGGAAACGCAAGCTCAGGTTCAGAGATTTTCACTTACCTGAAGGAGTACAAGGGGTTCGTAACGGTTAAAATCCCGTCTCTCGCCGCAAGTGCAGCAACGGTAATGGCTTCTGGAGCAGACAAGGTGCTTATCTCACCAACAGCGCAATTTATGATTCATAATGCGTCTGTTTGGGCTGCTGGCAATAAGAAAATCCACGGTCAAACGTATCAGATGTTGGAGAGCGTGGACGAGGGTATGGTTAACGCTTATGTAGCAAAAACGGGGCGGACAGCGGATGAAATCAGAACGCTTATGGACAATGAAACGTTCATGAACGCACAGCGAGCCGTGGAATTAGGATTCGCTGATGAAATCATGTTCGCCTCAGACCAGCAAGAACAAGCGGTTGCCAGCGCAGACACAGGTGAGTTCGGTACAATGCTCCCACCTGAAGTGCTGGACAAAATGCGAGTCGAGCTGAGAGCCAAGGGGGTCGGCCCGAGCGCGAAAGTGCCAGCCGAACCAGTTGCAAATGTCGTCACGCCACAAGCCGTGGTTCACACCGAACCAGAGGCAAACAAAACCAAGGAGGTCAACAAACCCATGGATATTAACGAACTGAAAGCATCACACCCTGAGGTATACGCTCAGGTGATGGCGAGCGCCATCGCAACAGAACGCGACCGTATCAGCGGCCTGCAAGCACTGGCTAAAGCTCCAGGGGCCGAGGCTATCGTTGCTGCTGCCATCGCATCCGGCAAGTCGGTTAATGAGACTTCCCACGAAATCGTAATGGCACTCACTACCGCTTCCGGTACACAGGCTGAATTGCACAAGCAGGACGCAATTGCAAGCCAGGCCGCTGCTGTAGCTCCTAATGATCCTACGATTACGCCGGAAGCGAAAGCTGTTGAGGAAGAAGCTCAAGCCCAAAAAGAAGCCGAAGAAGTTCGAGCAGAAATCGAACGTCTCGTTCAAAAACAAGGAGGTAAATAA
- a CDS encoding head decoration protein, translating into MPAYTSEPYDDLIAGYVVPLATTSVIIKAGTGVITRGTVLGVVGQLPASDNHPLTPIVAKVDSTKTDGSQYPYAILADQTLDATTADVRATGYVGGEFNISALKFGGTDTAAQHAVAMRNVNLIPKRIVE; encoded by the coding sequence ATGCCAGCATACACATCCGAGCCGTATGATGATCTGATTGCGGGGTACGTTGTCCCGCTTGCTACAACGTCGGTAATTATCAAAGCAGGGACAGGTGTAATTACTCGCGGTACTGTTCTCGGTGTGGTGGGCCAGCTCCCAGCATCGGACAACCACCCGTTAACACCGATTGTTGCTAAGGTTGACTCCACTAAAACGGATGGTTCGCAATATCCGTACGCTATCCTGGCGGACCAAACGCTGGATGCTACAACTGCAGACGTACGAGCTACTGGTTACGTCGGTGGCGAGTTCAACATCTCTGCGCTTAAATTTGGTGGAACTGACACAGCAGCGCAACATGCTGTAGCTATGCGCAATGTAAATCTGATCCCTAAACGGATCGTAGAATAA
- a CDS encoding major capsid protein — translation MPDIYSFPQLMRVVSALPTTSEYITKTFFSDGPVGLTTEIEIQTLRGKNRIAPYVSELQPGKIIARDKFTAEQYSPVPVKPARNITWNDLKVRAAGEMLYNPDSFETRQRKLIAKDMVELNDTIIRRKVEMASQLLFTGKVVQIGEGVKQEIDYKFQNNITLSGQDLWTSAGSDPLSFLANLRIGIMDKNGRTPRILLGDYNAMIALVRHDSILKLADNKGLDIGNIDTRLLPDGVTYHGYLKDVGLDLYSYTGNYTDEKGVEHPFIPAGTVVMLPDGKPFEFLYAANPIAIDEELKLVNTQVVAQVFMEKKTAVRTLELQSRPFPVPENIENWAVAKVI, via the coding sequence ATGCCAGATATCTACTCATTCCCACAATTAATGCGTGTCGTATCCGCCCTGCCTACAACTTCCGAGTACATCACGAAAACTTTCTTCAGCGACGGACCTGTTGGTCTGACTACTGAGATTGAGATTCAAACTTTACGGGGTAAAAACCGTATCGCGCCGTACGTTTCAGAGCTGCAACCTGGTAAGATCATTGCCCGTGACAAATTCACGGCGGAACAGTACTCACCAGTTCCGGTTAAACCAGCACGAAACATTACTTGGAATGACCTGAAAGTGCGTGCTGCTGGCGAAATGCTGTACAACCCGGACAGCTTCGAAACACGTCAACGCAAGCTCATCGCCAAGGATATGGTTGAGCTTAACGACACAATCATTCGTCGTAAAGTCGAAATGGCTTCTCAGCTCCTGTTCACAGGTAAGGTTGTACAAATCGGTGAAGGTGTTAAACAGGAAATTGACTACAAATTCCAAAACAACATCACCCTTTCCGGTCAAGACTTGTGGACAAGTGCAGGCTCTGACCCGCTTTCGTTCCTGGCTAATCTCCGCATCGGCATCATGGACAAGAACGGTCGTACGCCTCGCATCCTGTTGGGTGATTACAACGCCATGATTGCGTTGGTTCGTCACGATTCAATTTTGAAACTGGCGGACAACAAAGGTCTGGACATCGGTAACATTGATACTCGCCTGTTGCCGGATGGCGTCACTTATCACGGCTACCTGAAAGACGTTGGTTTGGACCTGTACTCTTACACAGGTAATTACACTGACGAAAAGGGCGTAGAACACCCGTTTATCCCTGCTGGAACAGTGGTGATGCTGCCTGACGGCAAACCGTTCGAGTTCCTGTACGCTGCGAACCCTATTGCAATTGACGAGGAATTGAAGCTGGTTAACACCCAGGTTGTCGCTCAAGTGTTCATGGAGAAGAAGACAGCAGTCCGCACCCTGGAACTGCAATCCCGTCCGTTCCCTGTTCCTGAGAACATCGAGAACTGGGCAGTAGCCAAAGTTATCTAA
- a CDS encoding phage tail protein, producing MRENLKGVKAFNKKVQKVIPRAAASAANRAGQSARTAATRKTRETYAVKAGAVNKTFKLTRATPGNLNLSLTSKDKGLPLINFKVRPSKPVKKQPKSLKASVKLGSNKPVGGAFIAQLGDRVVVAQRDGEKRFPVSELYGPAVPVMVNNPEVREEVDRTFRQTFENRMPHEVQRVLGKLGLG from the coding sequence GTGCGCGAGAATCTTAAAGGGGTCAAAGCTTTTAATAAAAAAGTACAGAAAGTGATACCGCGTGCGGCGGCATCGGCAGCGAACAGAGCAGGCCAAAGCGCCCGGACTGCTGCCACACGGAAAACGCGGGAAACTTATGCGGTCAAAGCTGGAGCGGTAAACAAGACGTTCAAGCTAACGAGAGCCACCCCCGGCAATCTAAATTTGTCGTTGACGTCTAAGGACAAGGGGCTTCCCCTAATCAACTTCAAAGTCCGTCCGAGCAAGCCCGTTAAAAAACAGCCTAAAAGCCTAAAAGCGTCGGTCAAACTGGGAAGCAACAAGCCAGTTGGCGGCGCTTTTATTGCTCAATTGGGCGACCGTGTGGTTGTGGCGCAGAGGGATGGGGAAAAGAGGTTCCCTGTTAGTGAGCTTTACGGTCCTGCTGTTCCTGTCATGGTCAACAACCCTGAAGTAAGGGAAGAGGTGGACCGTACATTCCGGCAGACGTTCGAGAACCGTATGCCGCACGAGGTACAGCGAGTACTTGGAAAGTTGGGATTAGGTTGA